A window of the Methanomassiliicoccales archaeon genome harbors these coding sequences:
- the leuS gene encoding leucine--tRNA ligase, which translates to MINGKFSEIEQKWQERWYDVGINEAEPDNRPKFMIIFAYPGVTGYLHVGHLRGYTYVDAIARYMRMVGYNVLFPVGTHATGNGAISLSRKIKMRDKNTLDYMIANGCPPEMIEKLEDPINVVHFFNDVYINQYWKRFGFLADWRRFTCTIYPDYQRFIQWQFKKLMENGLLIKKPYYAPACVECGPVAVDPSETDLQKGGRAEVVEYTLLKFRCEDYYLVAATLRPETVFGQTNFWINPDVEYVKVKKGTEMWIISEPSYEKMRYQKEGLEIVGKIRGRDLVGKKCIAPMIHREILVLPARFCDPKVGTGLVTSVPSDAPDDWIALRELQQNQSMLNEFGLDAAEVLKIKPIPIISIEGWGPLPAVEIVEKMGIKQSGDPKLEEAKKIVYRDGFHKGKMNDNCGPYADMTVQKAKELMRDEMISKGEAEIFYDLSEEVICRCGKPVVIKRVPDQWFIDYGNVELTENSKRHAKTMHILPPEYYSNIQNVLDWFHERACVRQGNWLGTRFPFDDKWIIEAISDSTLYPIYYLVSKYVNCGELKLEQLTDEFFDFVFLGKGKLEDVCNRTRIDPTLLAKIREDVEYWYPLDINLGGKEHMTVHFPAFLMNHVGILEQKFWPRGIFVNWYITGKLGKISKSKGGAEPIPGAAEKFGVDTMRLYYAHIASPFADVEWDEEALENYKSRIERIFKTIDELRNLNGKGELTHIDQWILSRLNSRIIKIRESMKEYDLRLLANEVYFEMMNDIRWYLRRGGNNARICSRILDAWIRMMAPITPHIAEELWENLGKQCFASTSSFPSAIRDELRAEVEEAEEYLRSVIADVNEILNVTGITPKHIHIYTSPSWKYHIFMKALEMAKQKKLSIPELTKLVMKDETIRVHGKEAAEFARKLAESLLKYSEDQLERMALRLDETEFLTKSEPFLEKELNCKISVHSADDQDIPDPQNKARLAIPRRPAIFVE; encoded by the coding sequence ATGATAAACGGCAAATTTTCAGAGATTGAACAGAAATGGCAGGAAAGATGGTACGACGTTGGAATCAATGAAGCTGAGCCGGACAACCGACCAAAATTCATGATCATTTTTGCATATCCGGGCGTGACTGGTTATCTCCATGTCGGACATCTGCGAGGATACACATATGTAGATGCCATCGCGAGATACATGCGAATGGTAGGTTACAACGTGCTTTTTCCAGTGGGTACGCACGCTACCGGGAATGGGGCAATAAGTCTCTCTAGGAAAATCAAGATGAGGGATAAGAATACGCTTGACTACATGATTGCTAATGGTTGCCCGCCTGAGATGATCGAAAAACTCGAGGATCCCATCAACGTTGTTCATTTTTTTAATGATGTCTATATCAATCAATATTGGAAGAGATTTGGCTTCCTTGCAGACTGGCGTAGATTTACGTGTACGATCTATCCCGACTATCAGAGATTTATCCAGTGGCAATTCAAGAAGCTCATGGAAAACGGACTGTTGATCAAAAAACCATACTATGCTCCGGCCTGCGTTGAATGCGGGCCAGTTGCAGTTGATCCATCCGAGACTGATCTGCAAAAGGGCGGGAGAGCTGAAGTTGTTGAATATACGCTCCTCAAATTCAGATGTGAAGACTACTACCTGGTTGCGGCGACATTGAGACCTGAAACAGTTTTTGGGCAGACGAATTTCTGGATTAACCCAGATGTTGAATACGTGAAAGTGAAAAAAGGCACCGAAATGTGGATCATAAGTGAGCCTTCTTATGAGAAGATGAGATATCAAAAGGAAGGTTTAGAGATTGTTGGAAAAATTAGGGGAAGAGATCTCGTAGGGAAAAAATGCATCGCCCCAATGATTCACCGCGAAATCCTAGTGCTCCCAGCAAGGTTTTGTGATCCAAAAGTCGGTACTGGTCTAGTCACAAGCGTTCCGTCAGATGCCCCGGATGACTGGATTGCACTTCGAGAATTACAGCAGAACCAATCAATGCTCAACGAATTTGGCCTTGATGCAGCTGAAGTGCTTAAGATAAAACCCATACCGATAATCAGCATCGAGGGTTGGGGACCGCTACCAGCTGTTGAAATCGTAGAGAAAATGGGCATAAAACAAAGTGGGGATCCCAAACTGGAAGAGGCCAAGAAAATAGTCTACCGCGATGGATTTCATAAAGGAAAGATGAACGACAACTGCGGACCGTATGCTGATATGACTGTGCAAAAGGCCAAAGAACTTATGCGAGATGAGATGATATCAAAGGGAGAAGCAGAGATTTTTTATGATTTATCAGAAGAGGTTATTTGCCGCTGCGGCAAACCCGTCGTCATTAAGCGCGTTCCAGATCAATGGTTCATTGATTATGGGAACGTGGAGCTTACAGAGAACAGCAAAAGACATGCAAAAACTATGCATATACTCCCCCCCGAATATTATTCTAATATCCAGAATGTCCTAGATTGGTTCCATGAAAGAGCTTGCGTAAGGCAAGGAAATTGGCTGGGAACCCGCTTTCCATTCGATGATAAGTGGATAATAGAGGCGATATCTGACTCGACTCTTTATCCGATCTATTATCTCGTCTCAAAGTACGTCAACTGTGGAGAATTAAAGTTGGAACAACTAACAGATGAATTCTTCGACTTTGTCTTCCTAGGTAAGGGAAAACTGGAAGATGTCTGCAATAGGACAAGAATCGATCCTACTCTTCTCGCGAAAATAAGAGAAGATGTGGAATACTGGTATCCCCTGGATATAAACCTGGGCGGAAAGGAGCACATGACTGTTCACTTTCCAGCATTTCTTATGAATCATGTTGGAATACTTGAGCAAAAATTTTGGCCTAGGGGAATTTTTGTTAATTGGTACATCACAGGGAAACTTGGAAAAATATCGAAATCGAAGGGAGGTGCTGAGCCGATTCCCGGCGCAGCGGAGAAGTTTGGCGTGGATACGATGAGGTTATACTACGCTCATATCGCTTCTCCCTTTGCAGATGTAGAGTGGGACGAAGAAGCATTGGAAAATTACAAGAGTAGAATCGAAAGAATTTTCAAAACTATCGATGAACTGAGGAATCTCAATGGAAAGGGAGAGCTTACCCACATCGATCAATGGATACTGTCGCGCCTGAACTCAAGAATAATCAAAATAAGAGAGAGTATGAAGGAGTACGATTTGCGATTGCTTGCAAATGAGGTCTACTTCGAAATGATGAACGATATTAGATGGTACCTGCGAAGAGGGGGGAACAACGCACGTATTTGCAGCAGAATCCTCGACGCTTGGATTAGGATGATGGCTCCGATCACCCCCCACATAGCTGAAGAGCTGTGGGAGAATCTTGGAAAACAGTGCTTTGCCTCAACTTCGAGTTTTCCGAGCGCAATCCGAGATGAACTCAGAGCTGAAGTTGAAGAGGCAGAAGAATATCTCAGATCTGTAATCGCTGATGTCAATGAAATACTCAATGTTACAGGCATAACGCCTAAGCATATTCACATCTACACATCACCTAGTTGGAAATACCATATTTTCATGAAAGCTCTCGAAATGGCTAAACAGAAAAAGCTGAGCATACCCGAACTCACGAAACTCGTCATGAAAGACGAAACAATAAGAGTCCACGGGAAAGAAGCAGCAGAATTTGCACGCAAGTTGGCAGAATCACTCCTCAAATATTCTGAAGACCAGCTAGAACGGATGGCACTAAGACTTGATGAAACTGAATTCCTGACAAAGTCAGAGCCTTTCCTTGAGAAGGAGTTGAATTGCAAGATATCAGTGCATTCGGCAGATGATCAAGATATTCCCGATCCTCAAAATAAGGCCCGATTAGCAATTCCGAGGAGGCCGGCCATATTTGTTGAGTGA
- a CDS encoding thiamine pyrophosphate-dependent enzyme encodes MDKYSRRHGEVVGIPKFTIPKEEYVCRGHSACPGCGTPLAMRYTLKALGPKTILSIPAGCGGVILGLWPGYALKVPVVDNAFECTAAIADGIRTGFDVMGIEDANVVAWAGDGGTVDIGLQALSATVDRNANIIYIMLDNEAYMNTGIQKSGCTPIGAWTTTTPVADGKGWNTSPKKRIMEILVANGISYGATVNVAYPEDFIARIKEAKEIKGTKFIHVLAPCTPGWRIDPRMTIEVARLATQTGIFPLYKVVNGKYTLTKEIRNRKPVRDYLKLQGRFRHLSEESINEIQRIVDAEYERLMKLIKSTNE; translated from the coding sequence ATGGATAAATATTCGAGACGGCACGGGGAGGTGGTAGGTATTCCTAAATTTACAATTCCAAAAGAAGAATACGTTTGCAGAGGACATAGCGCCTGCCCCGGATGCGGTACACCTCTTGCTATGAGGTACACGCTAAAAGCGCTGGGTCCAAAAACCATACTTAGCATTCCTGCTGGTTGTGGGGGTGTCATACTTGGTCTTTGGCCGGGATACGCACTCAAGGTTCCAGTCGTCGATAACGCGTTTGAGTGCACAGCTGCAATCGCAGATGGAATCAGAACGGGATTTGATGTCATGGGGATAGAGGATGCTAATGTAGTGGCATGGGCAGGGGACGGTGGTACAGTTGATATCGGTCTTCAAGCACTTTCCGCTACCGTTGATCGTAACGCAAACATCATTTACATTATGCTTGACAATGAGGCATACATGAATACTGGTATTCAGAAAAGCGGGTGCACACCGATTGGCGCATGGACTACTACAACGCCAGTTGCTGATGGGAAAGGCTGGAATACCTCGCCAAAGAAACGCATCATGGAGATCCTTGTTGCAAATGGTATCTCATACGGGGCAACCGTGAACGTTGCTTATCCAGAGGACTTTATAGCAAGAATCAAAGAAGCAAAGGAAATCAAAGGCACGAAGTTTATTCACGTCCTTGCGCCGTGCACCCCTGGATGGCGTATTGATCCTCGGATGACCATTGAAGTTGCACGGCTGGCGACCCAGACAGGGATATTCCCATTATACAAGGTGGTCAATGGAAAATATACCTTGACAAAAGAGATTAGGAATAGGAAACCAGTACGGGATTATCTAAAATTGCAGGGTCGTTTTAGGCACTTGTCTGAGGAGTCGATCAATGAGATTCAAAGGATAGTCGATGCAGAATATGAGCGCCTCATGAAACTCATCAAGAGTACGAATGAGTAA